A genomic window from Salvelinus namaycush isolate Seneca chromosome 5, SaNama_1.0, whole genome shotgun sequence includes:
- the LOC120048514 gene encoding E3 ubiquitin-protein ligase rnf146-like, with translation MASCGEVDHSVSSLPSSKKGSGDSACSGSSGSSPALAVPECAICLQSCVHPVQLPCRHVFCFLCVKGASWQSKRCALCRQEVPEDFLEHPTLLSPEELKTGGRAAAGDNAWYYEGRNGWWQYDERTSRELEDAFSKGKKTAEMLIAGFLYVADLENMVQYRRNEHGRRRKIKRDIVDIPKKGVAGLRLDTEGGTQGSAAAGRGNSADGADTSAASLQQAAAAPAAFTVLSAPARPPTSLGGQPGSPTSPSLEDTLALLHISPTDAPERAEVGEGEEGEEEATATPSMSSGPNTSVDGSGDWSDDEEEEGDGEAVEPREQRLRLGESPEDRSPPGAEASSISVRSRRPDGQCTEV, from the coding sequence ATGGCTAGCTGCGGTGAGGTTGACCACTCTGTGAGCTCGCTCCCATCCAGTAAGAAGGGGAGTGGTGATTCTGCCTGCTCTGGTTCCAGTGGCTCATCACCTGCCCTGGCTGTCCCAGAGTGTGCCATCTGCCTGCAGAGCTGTGTCCACCCTGTCCAGCTACCCTGCCGCCACGTCttctgtttcctgtgtgtgaAAGGGGCGTCCTGGCAGAGCAAGCGCTGTGCTCTCTGTAGACAGGAGGTTCCCGAGGACTTCCTGGAGCACCCCACTCTGCTGTCCCCCGAAGAGCTTAAGACCGGAGGGCGGGCTGCCGCAGGGGACAACGCCTGGTACTATGAGGGGAGAAACGGCTGGTGGCAGTATGACGAGAGGACCAGCCGTGAGCTGGAAGACGCTTTCTCCAAGGGCAAGAAGACAGCTGAGATGCTGATAGCCGGGTTCCTGTACGTGGCCGACCTGGAGAACATGGTGCAGTACCGGCGCAATGAGCACGGCCGCCGCCGCAAGATAAAACGGGACATTGTGGACATTCCCAAGAAAGGGGTGGCGGGCCTCCGTCTGGACACCGAGGGCGGCACACAGGGGTCCGCTGCGGCAGGGAGAGGGAACTCTGCAGACGGGGCTGATACTTCAGCAGCCTCACTGCAGCAGGCTGCAGCAGCTCCAGCTGCTTTCACAGTCCTGTCTGCTCCTGCCAGGCCTCCCACCTCTCTGGGGGGCCAGCCTGGCAGCCCCACCAGCCCCTCCCTGGAAGACACCCTGGCCCTGCTCCACATCAGCCCCACAGATGCGCCGGAGAGGGCTGAGGtcggggagggagaggagggggaagaggaggccACCGCCACACCCTCCATGTCATCTGGTCCTAACACCTCTGTGGATGGGTCTGGGGACTGGAGCgacgatgaggaggaggaaggggatggGGAGGCAGTGGAGCCCCGGGAGCAGAGACTGCGTTTGGGGGAGAGCCCAGAGGACAGGTCCCCCCCTGGGGCTGAGGCCTCCAGCATCAGTGTGAGGTCGCGAAGGCCTGACGGCCAGTGTACTGAAGTGTGA
- the LOC120047672 gene encoding R-spondin-3-like, producing the protein MQLQLISFVLILHCMEYTDCQQQPSRHRQNKQIPGVSSGCQGGCLTCSDYNGCLSCKPRLFIFLERNGMRQIGVCLPSCPSGFYGTRSPDRNTCTKCRPECDSCFNKNLCMRCRAGYYLHLGKCQESCPESLVCSDTQRECVPKCPADCDACLINDTCTRCRPGLYLLLGKCHHVCPDEFEPNDKLMECSLQVHCTVGEWGEWSPCSRSGKTCGFKWGEETRTREVVQIPSAYGKPCPPIWEKKECVLKRRRCPGQGKGRKGERRGERRNRDNRRDKDSQGEGRRERKKDRERERGEAGDREDSENRNKTEQRRRRGQNRDHVVSPEGGGPEQ; encoded by the exons ATGCAATTACAACtgatctcctttgttttgatctTGCACTGCATGGAATACACTGATTGTCAGCAGCAACCCTCTAGGCATCGGCAAAATAAAC AGATCCCAGGGGTGAGCTCAGGGTGCCAGGGAGGCTGTCTGACCTGCTCTGATTACAATGGCTGTCTGTCCTGTAAGCCCCGCCTCTTTATCTTCCTGGAGAGAAATGGGATGAGGCAGATCGGGGTGTGTCTGCCCTCCTGCCCCAGCGGTTTCTACGGCACCCGCTCGCCAGACAGAAACACATGCACAA AGTGCAGGCCGGAGTGTGATTCTTGCTTCAATAAGAACCTTTGCATGCGGTGCCGAGCGGGGTACTATCTCCACCTGGGCAAGTGTCAGGAGAGCTGCCCAGAGAGCCTGGTCTGCAGCGACACACAAAGGGAATGTGTTCCCA AGTGTCCTGCGGACTGTGATGCCTGTCTGATCAATGACACATGTACAAGGTGCAGACCAGGCCTGTACCTGCTGCTGGGGAAGTGTCACCACGTCTGTCCAGACGAGTTTGAACCAAACGACAAACTCATGGAGTGTTCCCTTCAAG TGCACTGCACGGTGGGTGAGTGGGGCGAGTGGAGCCCCTGCTCCCGGTCAGGGAAAACCTGTGGATTTAAATGGGGTGAGGAGACGAGGACCCGGGAAGTTGTCCAGATCCCTTCCGCCTACGGAAAACCCTGTCCCCCCATCTGGGAAAAGAAAGAGTGTGTCCTCAAGAGGAGGCGATGTCCAG GGCAAGGCAAGGGGAGGAAGGGTGAGCGGCGGGGCGAGAGGAGAAATCGGGACAACCGCCGGGACAAGGACAGCCAGGGGGAAggccggcgggagaggaagaaggacagagagagggagaggggggaggcaggtgaCCGGGAGGACTCTGAGAACAGGAACAAGACAGAGCAAAGACGCCGAAGAGGCCAAAACAGAGACCATGTTGTCTCACCTGAGGGAGGAGGTCCTGAACAGTAA